A part of Rhipicephalus microplus isolate Deutch F79 chromosome 8, USDA_Rmic, whole genome shotgun sequence genomic DNA contains:
- the LOC119165831 gene encoding uncharacterized protein LOC119165831: MNSLAALLLGSSLVVCAMAGGLGYGGGLGYGGGYGGGLGYGGGLGAGGGGVGVGSSVVLLRGGPGFAKTVAGPAFLIRTVHHVNKVHGGGAIVAHSGVGGVGGGLGYGGGYGGGLGYGGGLGFGGGLKYGGYGYKG; this comes from the exons ATGAACTCTCTG GCTGCCCTCCTCCTAGGCTCCTCTCTGGTGGTTTGCGCCATGGCCGGTGGTCTTGGATACGGAGGTGGCCTAGGTTACGGCGGAGGCTACGGAGGTGGCCTAGGTTACGGCGGAGGTCTCGGAGCCGGAGGAGGAGGAGTTGGAGTTGGAAGCAGCGTGGTCTTGCTCAGAGGAGGCCCCGGATTCGCCAAGACTGTTGCTGGACCGGCGTTCCTCATCAGGACGGTGCACCACGTTAACAAGGTTCACGGTGGAGGCGCTATTGTGGCTCACAGCGGTGTCGGAGGCGTCGGCGGTGGTCTCGGTTATGGTGGAGGATACGGTGGTGGCCTTGGATATGGTGGTGGTCTTGGATTTGGAGGTGGCCTTAAGTATGGTGGATATGGCTACAAGGGCTAG